CTGAAAGGACAGACGGCACTGAATTCCGCGCTTTTATACTGGATGAACTGACGGTAGCCCTCGTACCCGAAGGTTTCCAGGCAGCCGGTGTCAATGTGTGATGTGTCCAGAAAATCGTAGCTTCGTCCTTCAGCCTGCGCCATGGGAACTCCGTCACTGCTTTTTTGGGGAATCACAGGAAGCGCTCTGGGCCCGGCATTTTTGCTGCGCTGGCTCACTTTCCTGTGAATTGTCCAGATTGTCACAATACCACAGCGCCGGAGGGGGCGCAATAAATCAGTAACAGCTCTTGCCCGGCGAAGCCGGGGGTTATACACTCGGAAGAATTTGCTAAGGAGACTTCTTGCCATGGAAACAGATATCATATTCAGCGGAATGGAAAAGATTGCCCACAAAGTCCTGGCTGGCGAGCGCCTGGGGATGGCGGAGGCAGTGGAGCTCTATGACAGCCACAACCTTCTTGGCCTCGGCAGGATGGCTGACATCCTGAACCAGCGCAAAAGCGGCGGACGTGTCTATTTCAATCAGAATCGCCATATCAATCACACCAATGTCTGCGTGAATCGCTGCCGGTTCTGCGCTTTCGGCAAAGACGCCTCGGAGCACGACGCCTACACCATGTCCCTGGAGAAGGTACTGGAAGCAGCTGCCAAGGCGCCTTCCACCGTAACGGAATTCCATATCGTGGGTGGACTGCATCCTGACCTGCCGTTTTCCTACTATACCCAGATGCTCAGCGCCCTGAAGAAGTCCTACCCCCACGTGCACCTGAAAGCATTTACGGCCGTGGAAATTGACTACTTTGCCTCCCTGACCGGATTGCGGGTGGAAGAGGTGCTGGAGGAGCTTATTGATGCCGGACTCGGCAGCATGCCCGGCGGTGGGGCGGAGATCTTCGCCGAAGAGGTGCGCCAGCGCATCTGCCCGGAAAAAATCAGCGGGCAGCGCTGGCTTGATATCCATGAAACCGCCCATCGCCTGGGCATTCACACCAACGCCACCCTGCTCTACGGCCACGTGGAGTCCTCTGCCGACCGCATCGACCACCTGGAGCGGCTGCGCCGCCTGCAGGACCGCACCGGCATGTTCCAGGCCTTCATCCCCCTCGCCTTTCACTCGGAAAACACCGATATCGTCAAGCAGGGCACGACGGGTGTGGATGACCTCAAAACGCTGGCCATGGCCCGGATATACCTGGACAACTTTGATCACATCAAGGCGTACTGGATCATGCTGGGTGAAGGCATAGCCCAGATCTCCCTCAGCTTTGGCGTCAACGACCTTGACGGCACTGTCGTCGAGGAAAAAATCACCCACGCTGCCGGTGCGAAAACCTCTGAAGCCATGGAGAAGGATCACCTGATCCACCTTATACGCAGCGCCGGCAAGATCCCCACCGAACGCACCACCCTCTATGAAATTCTGGAGGCTCAGCCGTGACCATTCGCCAAAGTGCCGTGGCGGGAATGTTCTACCCTGACAACCCCCGGGAGATCAGAGCCTTTCTCGACCATCATATGGCTGCTGCCACAGCACCCGTTGATGCCTGTGCCGTGGTGGTCCCCCATGCCGGGTGGATCTATTCTGGCCAGCTGGCGGCTCAGGTGCTGGCACGTGTGAGGGTGCCAGACACCGTGGTGATTATCGGGCCGAACCACACGGGCCTTGGCTCAGCCATCTCCATCTTTCCACCCGGCCTGTGGCGCACTCCGGTGGGCGATATCCCCGTTTCACCCCACGCCCGGACCCTGGCGGCACGCCTTGGCCTGACCTGCGACACCGCCGCCCACCAGCGCGAACACAGCCTGGAGGTCCTGCTGCCCATGCTGCACTACCGCAACCCCAGCCTGCAGATAATTGCCATAACTGTAGCAGGCGGCTCCCCGGAGGACGCCCGGGAACTGGCCCACACTCTGGAGGCAGAATTTCAGGGAGAAGACGTTCTGCTGCTGGCTTCCT
This portion of the Desulfurispirillum indicum S5 genome encodes:
- the amrB gene encoding AmmeMemoRadiSam system protein B, whose product is MTIRQSAVAGMFYPDNPREIRAFLDHHMAAATAPVDACAVVVPHAGWIYSGQLAAQVLARVRVPDTVVIIGPNHTGLGSAISIFPPGLWRTPVGDIPVSPHARTLAARLGLTCDTAAHQREHSLEVLLPMLHYRNPSLQIIAITVAGGSPEDARELAHTLEAEFQGEDVLLLASSDMNHFESQAVSDRKNALAMERIAALDSPGLLEVVNRHRISMCGAFPVAVALENALLRGASHASLVGYTDSAAVSGDHDSVVGYAGYILA
- the mqnE gene encoding aminofutalosine synthase MqnE; the encoded protein is METDIIFSGMEKIAHKVLAGERLGMAEAVELYDSHNLLGLGRMADILNQRKSGGRVYFNQNRHINHTNVCVNRCRFCAFGKDASEHDAYTMSLEKVLEAAAKAPSTVTEFHIVGGLHPDLPFSYYTQMLSALKKSYPHVHLKAFTAVEIDYFASLTGLRVEEVLEELIDAGLGSMPGGGAEIFAEEVRQRICPEKISGQRWLDIHETAHRLGIHTNATLLYGHVESSADRIDHLERLRRLQDRTGMFQAFIPLAFHSENTDIVKQGTTGVDDLKTLAMARIYLDNFDHIKAYWIMLGEGIAQISLSFGVNDLDGTVVEEKITHAAGAKTSEAMEKDHLIHLIRSAGKIPTERTTLYEILEAQP